In Mycobacterium sp. Aquia_213, the sequence ACGTTCGTCACCTTCGGGCTGGGATACCTGGCAATCATCGGTGTGCCGCCGTTCGCGGGCTTCTATTCCAAGGACGCCATCATCGAGGCGGCGCTGGGAGTGGGCGGCGTGCGTGGCTACACGCTGGGCGGGGCCGCGCTGCTGGGCGCGGGCATCACCGCGTTCTACATGACCCGGGTGATGCTGATGACCTTCTTCGGTGAAAAGCGTTGGGCGCCCGGCAGTCACCCGCACGAGGCACCTGCCCTGATGTCCGGACCGATGATCCTGCTCGCTTTTGGCTCGGTGTTCTCCGGTGGCCTGTTCGCCGTCGGTGGCGCCCTGCCGCACTGGCTGGAACCGGTCGTCGGTGCGCACGAGGAAAGCACGCACACCCTGCCGGCCTGGGTCAGCACCACGCTGGCGCTGGCGGTGGTCGCGGTCGGAATCCTGGTGGCGTATCAGAAGTACGGCAGGGCAGAAATCCCCAGAGTGGCTCCCGTTCAGGTGTCGGCACTCACCACGGCCGCACGCAGAGACCTGTACGGCGATGCCTTCAACGAGGAGGTATTCATGCGCCCTGGCGCGCAGTTGACCGACGCGCTGGTCGAAGTCGACAACGAGGCTGTGGACGGTTCGGTCAACGCGCTGGCCGCGCTGGTGGGCCGGACCTCGAATCGCTTGCGGGGGCTGCAAACCGGCTTCGCCCGTTCCTACGCATTAGAGATGTTGGCGGGCGCCACCCTGCTGGTCGCGGCGATCCTGGCGGCGCAACTGTGGTGAGCGCAAACTTTCCGTGGCTCTCGGTGCTGTGGCTGGTGCCGCTGGCCGGTTCCATTCTGATCATCTTGTTGCCTCCCGGCCTGCGGCAGGTCGCCAAGTGGACCGGCGTGGTCGTCAGCCTCCTGACGCTGGCGGTGGCGCTCGTTGTCACGCTCGGATTCAAAACCGGCGGCGCCCCTTACCAATTCCTGGAAAAGCATCCGTGGATTCCAGCGTTCGGCGCCGGCTACAGCCTCGGTGTCGATGGCATCGCGGTGGTGCTGATACTGCTGACCGCGATTCTGATTCCGCTGCTACTGGTGGCGGGCTGGAACGACGGCGGCGAGGGCACCCGAGGCGTGCACGCTTACGTCGCCTTGACCCTGGCCATCGAGTCGATGGTGCTGATCTCGGTGATCGCACTGGATGTGCTGCTGTTCTACGTGTTCTTCGAGGCGATGCTGATCCCGATGTACTTCCTGATCGGCGGCTTCGGCAAGGGAGCCGGGCGGTCGCGGGCCGCGGTGAAGTTCTTGCTGTACAACCTGTTCGGCGGCCTGATCATGCTGGCCGCGGTGATCGGGCTGTATGTGGTGACCGCGCAGCACGGCTCGGGCACGTTCGACTTCCGCGAAATCGTGACCGGCATCTCCTCGGGCCGCTTCGCCGGCGTGGACCCCGCGGTGTTCAAGGCGCTGTTCCTGGGCTTCATGTTCGCGTTCGCCGTCAAGGCCCCGCTGTGGCCGTTCCACCGTTGGTTGCCCGACGCCGCGGTCGAGGCCACTCCGGCGACCGCGGTCTTGATCACAGCGGTGATGGACAAGGTCGGCACGTTCGGGATGCTGCGCTACTGCCTGCAGTTGTTCCCTGATGCGTCAACGTATTTCCGTCCGCTGATCGTGACATTGGCCATCATCGGGGTGATCTACGGCGCGATCGTCGCGATCGGGCAAAAAGACATGATGCGCCTGATCGCCTACACCTCGATCTCGCACTTCGGGTTCATCATCGCCGGAATTTTCGTGATGACCACCCAGGGGCAGAGCGGTTCGACGCTGTACATGCTCAACCACGGCCTGTCGACGGCGGCGGTGTTCCTGATCGCCGGATTCCTGGTAACCCGGCGTGGCAGCAGGTTGATCGCGGACTACGGCGGTGTGCAGAAGGTGGCGCCGATTCTGGCCGGCACCTTCCTGGTCTCGGCGATGGCCACTCTGTCGCTGCCCGGCCTCGCGCCGTTCATCAGCGAATTCCTGGTCCTATTGGGCACTTTCAACCGGTACTGGCTGGCCGGCACGTTTGGGGTGACCGCGCTGGTTCTGGCGGCGATCTACATGCTCTGGCTTTACCAGCGGGTGATGACCGGGCCGGTGGCCGAAGGCAACGAGCGCATCACTGATCTGCGGCTGCGCGAGCTGATCGTCGTCGCACCGCTGATGGCGCTGCTGTTCGTTTTCGGCGTCTATCCCAAGCCGGTGCTCGACATCATCAATCCCGCTGTGGACCACACGATGATCACCATCGGCCACCATGATCCCGTGCCGAGCGTGCCAGTGGGCGTACCCCGGACAGCCGAAGGACCGCACCGATGACCCTTCCCACCCCCAGCATCGAGTACTTCCTGCTGAGCCCGATGCTCATCGTCTTCGGTATCGCGGTGGTCGGTGTACTGGCTGAAGCGTTCCTGCCCAGGAACATTCGCTACGTCTCCCAAGTAACACTGGCCCTCGGTGGTTTGATCGCGGCGTTCGTCGCCGACATCGAGGTCAGTCGCTCCCTTCCGGCGTCCGGTCGCAGCGCGGTGTTGGGTGCGGTAGCCATCGACCGGCCGGCGCTGTATCTGCAAGGCACCGTGGTGTTGGTGGCGGTGCTGGCCGTCATCTTCATCGCCGAGCGCAGCAACCTCGCCGCAACCGCCAACAAAGTCAAGGTCGCGGCGGGCGTGTCCGGGCAAGCTTCCGGATTGGATGCCTTTACCCCGCAGGCTTCCGCGGTCCCCGGCAGCGACGCCGAACGTGAGGCCGAACGCGCCGGCGCCGCCCAGACCGAACTCTTCCCGCTCCTGATGCTGTCCGTCGGCGGCATGATGGTGTTCCCGGCGGCCAATGACCTCTTGACGATGTTCGTCGCCCTGGAAGTGCTGTCGCTGCCGCTGTACCTGATGTGTGGGCTGGCGCGTCACCGCCGGCTGCTGTCGCAGGAAGCGGCGATGAAGTACTTCCTGCTGGGCGCCTTCTCGTCGGCGTTCTTCCTCTACGGTGTGGCGCTGATCTACGGCGCGACCGGCACGCTTTTGCTGCCCGGCATCCGGGATGCGCTTGCGGCCCATGGTGATAGCTCGATGGCGTTGGTCGGCGTCGCGCTGTTGTCGGTCGGCCTGTTGTTCAAAGTGGGTGCGGTGCCGTTCCACTCGTGGATTCCCGACGTGTACCAGGGCGCACCCACGCCGATCACCGGCTTCATGGCGGCGGCCACCAAGGTCGCGGCATTCGGTGCGCTGCTGCGAGTCGTCTACGTCGCATTGCCGCCGCTGCACGAAGAGTGGCGTCCGGTGCTGTGGGCGATTTCGATCCTGACCATGGCCGTCGGCACCGTCACCGCGGTCAACCAGACCGACGTCAAACGCATGCTGGCCTATTCGTCGGTCGCCCACGTCGGTTTCATCCTCACCGGTGTGATCGCCGACAACCACGCCGGTCTGGCGGCCACCCTGTTCTACCTGGTCGCCTACAGTTTCAGCACGGTCGGCGCGTTCGCCATCGTCGGTCTGATTCGCAACTCCGACGGCGTCGAGGACGCCAAGCTGTCGCACTGGGCCGGACTTGGCCAGCGTTCCCCCATTGTGGGCGTGATGCTTTCGATGTTTCTGCTGGCTTTCGCCGGCATCCCCTTGACCAGTGGATTCATCAGCAAGCTCACGGTGTTCAAGGCCGCCGCCCAGGGCGGTGCCGTGCCGTTGGTCATCATCGGTGTGATCGCCAGCGGGGTCGCCGCGTACTTCTACGTCCGGGTGATCGTGCTGATGTTCTTCACCGAGCCGACCGACGACACCCCTCAGGTCGTGGCACCCGGCATCCTGAGCAAGATCGCGATCGCGATCTGTGCCGCGATCACCGTGATTCTGGGGATCTTCCCGCAACCGCTGCTCGACCTCGCGGATCACGCCGCACAGTTGCTGCAGTAACTCGCTGACTCGCGGGCACTCCCGCAATCAGATCGGATGCCTTCTCCCCGATCATGATGGCGGGCGCGTTGGTGTTGCCGGCAGTGATGGACGGCATGACCGACGCGTCGGCGACCCGCAGGCCGTCGACCCCGCGCACCCTGAGATCTGGTGCCACGACGGCGTCGTCGTCGACGCCCATCCGGCAGGTCCCGACTTGATGGTGGTAGCTGCCGACGGCACGGCGCACATAGGCGCGGAGATGGTCGCGGGTGCGTGCCGCCGGTCCGGGCGCGACCTCGGCATACCGCCAGTCGCGGAAGGCGGAACTGGCCCCGATCTCACGGCAGATCTCCACCGCGTCGACCAGCGCCTCGATGTCGTAGGGTTCGGCCAGAACATTGGGATCGCATTGGGGCGGGGTTGCCGGATCGGCCGATGCCAGCCGGAGCGTGCCCCGCGACCGGGGGCGAATGATGCCGGGCGCGATCGTGTATCCGTTGTGCGGCACGGGGTAACTCTCGGCCGGGTACACCAGGTGCATGAACAGCGGCTGCAGGTCGGGGCCGGGACCCCGCCAATAGGCGCTGGACGTGAACAGTTGACACTCGAGCAGGTTATGGCGCGGCGGCTCCATCGGCCGAGATGCCTCGTAGACATTGCTCACCAGAAGGTGGTCGTGCAGGTTCTCGCCCACCCCGGGAAGATCGACGGTAGCCTTCACGCCCATTTCGGCGAGATGCTCGGCAGGGCCAATACCACTGAGCATCAATAGCTTTGGCGACCCCACCGTACCCGCGCTCAGCACCACTTCGCACTCGGCCGATGCCTGCAGAATCTGCCCGCGCACGGAGTACTGCACTCCGACCGCGCGCCCGCCGCGGATGATGACATGGTGCACCAGTGCCCCGGTGGTGACCGCCAATCGCGGATTCCCCCGCATCGGGGCCATGAAACTGCGCCATGCGCTGACCCGGCGCCCGTTGCGGGTCGTCACTTGGCTGTAGCCGACACCGACTTGGTGCGGACCATTGAAATCGTCGATGACCTGGTGCCCCAGGGCATTCGCGCCTTCGATGAACGCAACCGACGTCGGGTTCGGTCGAGTGATCCGCTCGACCGACAGCGGTCCGCCCGCACCGTGCCACGGGCTCGCGCCGTCCACGTGATCCTCCGAGCGCAGAAACAGCCCGAATACACTCTCGAAATCCCAACCCGTACAGCCGAGTTGGGCCCAACCATCGTAGTCACTGCCGTGTCCACGTATGTAGATCTGGCCGTTGATCGAGCTGCTGCCGCCCAATACCTTTCCCCGGGGCCAATACAGGCGTCGATCGTTGGCATGCCGTTGCGGGGTGGTCATGAAAGCCCAGTCCGCGCCGCTGTGCAGCAACGCGGGCCATCGGGAGCTGATGCGGATATCGGGGTTGGTGTCGGCGGGACCGGCCTCCAGCACATGCACCGAGTAACCGCGGTCCAGCAATCGGCGCGCGACAACACTGCCCGACGCACCCGCGCCCACCACGATGAAATCGGTCGTGTGTGTTCGGTGACTCACTGTGGCTTCCCTCTGTAGTACGGCGCCGTCTCGTCGACACCGCGTGCCACCACATACTGCTCATCCCGCGGACCGGGCGGCCAGGACCAAAAACCTTGCAGGTACGTGGAACGACCTACAAAAACGCCCGAAGCCAGCGGATACTCACGATGACTCGCGGCGTTGTCACGCCTGACGCGTGATCAGCCCAAGAACGGGCGGGTGGCCAGTACGTAGATCGCCAGCACCGCCAACGGGGCCGCCAACGGCACCCACGGCAAGTGCAGCGGGAACGACATCGCCACCACGCCGACGAAGGTAAATCCCACGGCGCCAACAAGTGTCGGCCAACTCGCCATGACAACGGCGTCCGGCATTGCGGCCGCATGGCGGGAGATCAGGTAGGTGGCCGCACACAGCCCCGAAAGTCCCACGAACACATGGGAGGGATCGGAGACCACGATCGCCGTCACGCAAAGCAACACGGCAACCGTTGCGGCGGGCCGGAACACCATCCCGACCCCCACCGCGGCCAGCGCCGCCACTGCCGTGCCCACCGCAGGTCCGTGGGAACCGACCGCGGCCAGGCCGACCATCAGCAGGCCGAATGCCGTCGCCAGAGCATGGACCCCGAATCGCGCGCCGGACGACATGACTACCGCCGCAGCCGTCCGCGCACCCGGTGGCGGCGATCCGGCATCACGCCCATCGACTGTTCCAGGGTGTGATCTGCCCGCCAGGAGACGATGTCGACGCCGAGGGTCGCCATATCGCGATACATGGCCGAGCGCTGTAACGCCCAAAGCCGATCCACCAGCGGGTCCTGTTCGTCTTGGAACGGCGAGACATCCAGGGTGTCGACGGCGATCACGACATGACCGCGTTTGCGCAAATCGATCAGCGCCAGTGCGAATTCCGTGTCGAGCAGTGTCGAGAACGCGATGACGATCGCTCCGGCGGGAACCGCCGCGCGCGGGGCCAGTGTGCCGGTGGTGTTTTCGAATCGGTCGCCCGCACCGAGCACGGTATCGAGGACCCGATAGAACTGGCGCTGTCCGATGTCGGCGCCGAGCCACCGCGGCCGATTTCCGCCGAGCGTGACGATCCCCGCGCGATCGCCGTAGCGCAGCGCGGTCTGCACCACCTGAGCTGCGCCGCGCGCCACTCGTTCGGTCGCATCACTGGCCGGGCCCGCCGGCTGCCGATACCCGTCGATCAGCACCACCACGTCGGCGGCGCGGTCGGTCAATCGCTCCGTCACGTGCAACTGGCCACGACGCGCGCTGACCGGCCAATTCACCGCCCGCAGTTGGTCACCCGGAACGTAGGGACGAATATCGGCATACTCGACACCCGGGCCGATATGCCCGGTCAGGTGGGCGCCGAGGCGGTCGAGCAACTCGGTTCGCGGGATGGGCGTCGACTGCGGCGGCGTCAGCGGAAACACGATGACATCGGCGGCATCGACGGTCGCCGTTCCCGTCAGCAGCCCACCACGCGCGACCGCATCTACGCGGGCGCGGATCGAGTATCGGCCCCAGCGCTGTGCCACTGCCGCAACCACTTTCGCGTGCCGGGAAGCCGAATCGAGCACTTCGAGCTGCATGCCCTCGACGGCGGGAACCGTGAGCTTGACCGCCCAGGTAATGGGCGCCCCGGCTTCCTGCGCTGCCGACAGCGTCACCCGCGCCTGCTCTCCTTCGAAGCATCGCTGCGACTCCGGCTCACCGTGCACATAGATCTTCGGCACGGGATGTTGCCAGCTGATCGAACACAGCACCCCGAGCAGAGGCGCCGCGAACGCGATGAGCTGCCAATGCGCACCGATCACGGCGGCAACCAGCGCGACACCCGCGCAGGTCGCAATCGCCCGCGTCAATGGCGATGCGCGCCAGCGGAACTCGGCTTCGCGACCGTTCACGGCGAGCTCATCGGCGCACCCTCGTTGGTGCGAGGTACCGGTAAGCGCCGCAACAGTTCTCCGACGACGTCGGCGCCCTGAATCTTGCGCACCCACATCTCCGGGCGCAGGGTGATCCGGTGGGCGACGGCCGCGACCGCGAGAGCCTTGACGTCCTCCGGAATCACGTAGTCGCGCCCTAGTAGCAGCGCACGCGCGCGGGCGAGCTGAACCAGGTCGAGTTCGGCACGCGGGCTGGCGCCGACGGCGACCTGCGGATGGCGCCGGGTGGCGGTGGCCAGCGAGACGACGTAGTGCAGCACGTCTTCGTGCACCGTCACCTGCTCGACCGATTCGCGCATCGCCAGCAGATCCTGGGCGTCGACCACCTGATGGACCGTCGGCTCGGCCGAACCACGTTCGAGACGGCGCCGCAGCATCGAGGTCTCGTCGCGCTCGGAGAGGTAGCGCAGTTCCAGCCGCATCGCGAATCGATCCAGCTGCGCCTCCGGTAACGGGTAGGTGCCCTCGTACTCGATCGGGTTGTCGGTCGCCAGAACGATGAAGGGCGTTGGCAGCTTATGGGTTTCGCCGTCGATGCTGACCTGGCCTTCGGCCATCGCCTCGAGCAGTGCCGCCTGGGTCTTGGGCGGGGTGCGGTTGATCTCGTCGGCGAGCAGCAGGTTGGTGAAGATCGGGCCGGCCCGGAACGCGAAGTGGCCCGACTGCATGTCGTAGATCGTCGAACCGAGCAGGTCCGCCGGCAGCAGGTCCGGCGTGAACTGCACCCGGGTGAATCGCAGACCCAGCGCGGCGGCAAAGGATCTCGCGATCAGCGTCTTGCCGAGTCCGGGCAGATCTTCGATGAGGACGTGGCCGCGCGCGAGGACCGCCGTGAGGATGAGGGTCAGCGCGGACCGCTTTCCCACCACCACGCGTTCGATTTCGTCGAGCACCGCCTCGCAGTGTGCGGTGGTCGTACTGGCTGGCATCGCGGCCGGCATCGTGGCGCCCTCGGTCATACCTGCTCCAACCTCCGGAGGATCTCTTCGAACGTGGCCCGGCCGGGACCAGGCTGGTGGTCAGCAGTGCGGCTGATGTTGTTGGGATTGACCCATTCCCACAGTTCGGCGCCGAACAGCATGCTGCCGGTCGACTGAAATGCCTTCGGGTCCTTGGCCAGTCGTTGGCCGGTCGCGATTTCGTACCGGCGGGCGAGCATCGGACGCAGATGCCGATCCCAGTCCGCTCGGGTGGACTCGGACCAGCGAATCGTCGTCTCGGTGGTGGCGAGCCAGCGGCGCAACGAATCTCCGAGATCGTCGGGGTCCGGCTCGGCCGCGGGCTCCATCCCGTGTCCCAGCAGCCTACGCACATCGAGCAGCACCAGAGCCAGGGCGACGCCCGACGCAGCCAATATGAAGGGGCGATCGTGCACGATCAGCACCAGAAGCTCCGACCCCACGATTAAGCAAACACCCAGAGCTATAAGCCTTTTCATACGGGACTCCGAAGTTCCGCGAGAACCAGGCGAAGCACCTCGACCGCTACGTCCCGATGCCCCTCATTCATCACATGGGGACTGAACCGCGCTTCCTCGAACAGATTCACCAGCTGAACGGCGTTATCGATATGCAGCGCATGGAGTTCGACGGCGCGGGCCAACACCTCGGTCGGCGTGTCGAAGTCCTGCGGAGCAGCTCCGGGAACATTCGCGAGCTCACGTTCCATCGCGGCATAGCACGCGATGATCGCCTCTCGCGGGTCTCGGTCCAGGTCCGCCATCGCGGCCAATCCCTGTTCGGCGGCTCGCACCAGGGACTCCGAACTCCGCGGCGGCGGCACATATTCGGCGTCATCGTCGGCCGGGGTGTGTAGGGTCGCGGCGCGGAATCGCCGCCGCGACATGATCAGCGTTGCGACGACGAGTAACAGCATCATCGGAACCGTGGCGGCCAGCAGAATTTTCAGCATGCCCTCGCCGTCGTTGCGCGGGGGCGGGTGCTGCGGCGCCGGCGCGCCGGTCGGCGGCGCTGCGCCGGTGTCCGGTGCGGGCTGCGCGGCAGGGGTACCGTGCGGCAGCGATAATCGGGCCAGCAGCATCGCAATCAACAGCCACCCGACAATCACCGCGAGCCCGATCAACACGACGCGCCAGCTCGGTCGCCCCCGGCCGGTACCGAGCATCGCGGAGATATCGCCCGTCTTCGGCGCCATCGCGCGTGGGTCCCGTAGTCGCGCGATCACCGCGACCGCGAGCAACGCGAGCGCCGCACTTAGCAGGACGACGATGAATACCAGCGCCGCCCGGCCACTGCCCTCCGCGTGCGTCGCACGATCGCGTGCCGGAAGGTATCCGCGCAGGGCAGCGGCAACGACGATCAACAGCACGATGAGCGCAACGACGCGCCCCGTCGGCTTATCGGGCATTTGGCACACCACTCGCCGGTTTTCCTATGCCGTTGCGGCACAGGCTTGATTCATACTTGCACGTCAGGCGGGAAAATCGCTAGGCCGCGGTGAAGGGCCGGAAACTGCCGTCGAGAACCTCGTGGTGTCCGATGGTGCGCCCGGTGACGGTAGCCGGGTTCACGAGCGCCAATTGCGCCGCTGCCCTTGCGAATTCATCTTCGGTCGCCGTGTCGGTGAACGCTGTCGCATAGTACGACAGGCCGGGCGTCATGATCGGCTTCGAGGGTGCCAGCGCGTTGACGGCGATGTTGTGGTCGGCCAGATCAAACGCGGCACACTGGGTGAGATGCTCGAGGGCTGCCTTGGAGCCCCCGTAACCAGGCAGGACACCGCCGCTTCGCTCGGGATAGGGTCCGTCGCCGGGCAACCGCGACGCCACCGAGGTGATGTTGATGATCGCGCCGCCGCCCGCCTCGATCATGTCCGGGGACACCAGCTGCATCAACTCGTAGGCCGCGAATACCGCGATGTCGAAGTGGCGGCGGAATGCGGATAACGGCGTGCTGACGAACCCCGGCCAGCCGGGTTTGGCGGCGCCGGCCGGTTTGGCCGACTTCGCACGCGGTTGTCCACCGGGCACCGGCGGGCGGCCGGGGGCGGTGAAGGCCGCGTTGTTGATCAGAACAGTGATGGGGCCCAACGCATCTCGCGTCTCGCCCACCAGCCGGGCGACGTCGTCCCGGTCGGTCAGATCGGCGCGAACCGCCACCGCGCGCCCGCCCGCCGCTTCGATCGCGCCGACGGTCTCGCCTATGGTTCCCGGCAGCCGGTCATCCCACACCTGCTCGGTGCGCCCGGCCACCGACACGGCCGCGCCGTCGGCGGCAAGCGCCAGCGCGATCGCGCGGCCCAAGCCACGGCTGGCGCCGGTGACGATCGCGGTGCGCCCGGCAAGTCGCTGCGTCATCGCGTTACCCCGTGCACGACGATGGCGGTGGTCTGCTGCACCCACGCGTCATCCAGCTTTTCGTCCGGGCGCAGCAGCATCCGCAGCATCGTCGCTCCCCCAATCAGCTCGATCAAGCGGT encodes:
- a CDS encoding NADH-quinone oxidoreductase subunit M, whose product is MSANFPWLSVLWLVPLAGSILIILLPPGLRQVAKWTGVVVSLLTLAVALVVTLGFKTGGAPYQFLEKHPWIPAFGAGYSLGVDGIAVVLILLTAILIPLLLVAGWNDGGEGTRGVHAYVALTLAIESMVLISVIALDVLLFYVFFEAMLIPMYFLIGGFGKGAGRSRAAVKFLLYNLFGGLIMLAAVIGLYVVTAQHGSGTFDFREIVTGISSGRFAGVDPAVFKALFLGFMFAFAVKAPLWPFHRWLPDAAVEATPATAVLITAVMDKVGTFGMLRYCLQLFPDASTYFRPLIVTLAIIGVIYGAIVAIGQKDMMRLIAYTSISHFGFIIAGIFVMTTQGQSGSTLYMLNHGLSTAAVFLIAGFLVTRRGSRLIADYGGVQKVAPILAGTFLVSAMATLSLPGLAPFISEFLVLLGTFNRYWLAGTFGVTALVLAAIYMLWLYQRVMTGPVAEGNERITDLRLRELIVVAPLMALLFVFGVYPKPVLDIINPAVDHTMITIGHHDPVPSVPVGVPRTAEGPHR
- the nuoN gene encoding NADH-quinone oxidoreductase subunit NuoN, yielding MTLPTPSIEYFLLSPMLIVFGIAVVGVLAEAFLPRNIRYVSQVTLALGGLIAAFVADIEVSRSLPASGRSAVLGAVAIDRPALYLQGTVVLVAVLAVIFIAERSNLAATANKVKVAAGVSGQASGLDAFTPQASAVPGSDAEREAERAGAAQTELFPLLMLSVGGMMVFPAANDLLTMFVALEVLSLPLYLMCGLARHRRLLSQEAAMKYFLLGAFSSAFFLYGVALIYGATGTLLLPGIRDALAAHGDSSMALVGVALLSVGLLFKVGAVPFHSWIPDVYQGAPTPITGFMAAATKVAAFGALLRVVYVALPPLHEEWRPVLWAISILTMAVGTVTAVNQTDVKRMLAYSSVAHVGFILTGVIADNHAGLAATLFYLVAYSFSTVGAFAIVGLIRNSDGVEDAKLSHWAGLGQRSPIVGVMLSMFLLAFAGIPLTSGFISKLTVFKAAAQGGAVPLVIIGVIASGVAAYFYVRVIVLMFFTEPTDDTPQVVAPGILSKIAIAICAAITVILGIFPQPLLDLADHAAQLLQ
- a CDS encoding GMC family oxidoreductase → MSHRTHTTDFIVVGAGASGSVVARRLLDRGYSVHVLEAGPADTNPDIRISSRWPALLHSGADWAFMTTPQRHANDRRLYWPRGKVLGGSSSINGQIYIRGHGSDYDGWAQLGCTGWDFESVFGLFLRSEDHVDGASPWHGAGGPLSVERITRPNPTSVAFIEGANALGHQVIDDFNGPHQVGVGYSQVTTRNGRRVSAWRSFMAPMRGNPRLAVTTGALVHHVIIRGGRAVGVQYSVRGQILQASAECEVVLSAGTVGSPKLLMLSGIGPAEHLAEMGVKATVDLPGVGENLHDHLLVSNVYEASRPMEPPRHNLLECQLFTSSAYWRGPGPDLQPLFMHLVYPAESYPVPHNGYTIAPGIIRPRSRGTLRLASADPATPPQCDPNVLAEPYDIEALVDAVEICREIGASSAFRDWRYAEVAPGPAARTRDHLRAYVRRAVGSYHHQVGTCRMGVDDDAVVAPDLRVRGVDGLRVADASVMPSITAGNTNAPAIMIGEKASDLIAGVPASQRVTAATVRRDPRGRAAVAGRSPESR
- a CDS encoding DUF58 domain-containing protein, whose translation is MNGREAEFRWRASPLTRAIATCAGVALVAAVIGAHWQLIAFAAPLLGVLCSISWQHPVPKIYVHGEPESQRCFEGEQARVTLSAAQEAGAPITWAVKLTVPAVEGMQLEVLDSASRHAKVVAAVAQRWGRYSIRARVDAVARGGLLTGTATVDAADVIVFPLTPPQSTPIPRTELLDRLGAHLTGHIGPGVEYADIRPYVPGDQLRAVNWPVSARRGQLHVTERLTDRAADVVVLIDGYRQPAGPASDATERVARGAAQVVQTALRYGDRAGIVTLGGNRPRWLGADIGQRQFYRVLDTVLGAGDRFENTTGTLAPRAAVPAGAIVIAFSTLLDTEFALALIDLRKRGHVVIAVDTLDVSPFQDEQDPLVDRLWALQRSAMYRDMATLGVDIVSWRADHTLEQSMGVMPDRRHRVRGRLRR
- a CDS encoding AAA family ATPase, which gives rise to MPASTTTAHCEAVLDEIERVVVGKRSALTLILTAVLARGHVLIEDLPGLGKTLIARSFAAALGLRFTRVQFTPDLLPADLLGSTIYDMQSGHFAFRAGPIFTNLLLADEINRTPPKTQAALLEAMAEGQVSIDGETHKLPTPFIVLATDNPIEYEGTYPLPEAQLDRFAMRLELRYLSERDETSMLRRRLERGSAEPTVHQVVDAQDLLAMRESVEQVTVHEDVLHYVVSLATATRRHPQVAVGASPRAELDLVQLARARALLLGRDYVIPEDVKALAVAAVAHRITLRPEMWVRKIQGADVVGELLRRLPVPRTNEGAPMSSP
- a CDS encoding DUF4129 domain-containing protein — its product is MPDKPTGRVVALIVLLIVVAAALRGYLPARDRATHAEGSGRAALVFIVVLLSAALALLAVAVIARLRDPRAMAPKTGDISAMLGTGRGRPSWRVVLIGLAVIVGWLLIAMLLARLSLPHGTPAAQPAPDTGAAPPTGAPAPQHPPPRNDGEGMLKILLAATVPMMLLLVVATLIMSRRRFRAATLHTPADDDAEYVPPPRSSESLVRAAEQGLAAMADLDRDPREAIIACYAAMERELANVPGAAPQDFDTPTEVLARAVELHALHIDNAVQLVNLFEEARFSPHVMNEGHRDVAVEVLRLVLAELRSPV
- a CDS encoding SDR family NAD(P)-dependent oxidoreductase, producing MTQRLAGRTAIVTGASRGLGRAIALALAADGAAVSVAGRTEQVWDDRLPGTIGETVGAIEAAGGRAVAVRADLTDRDDVARLVGETRDALGPITVLINNAAFTAPGRPPVPGGQPRAKSAKPAGAAKPGWPGFVSTPLSAFRRHFDIAVFAAYELMQLVSPDMIEAGGGAIINITSVASRLPGDGPYPERSGGVLPGYGGSKAALEHLTQCAAFDLADHNIAVNALAPSKPIMTPGLSYYATAFTDTATEDEFARAAAQLALVNPATVTGRTIGHHEVLDGSFRPFTAA